A section of the Leptotrichia sp. HSP-342 genome encodes:
- a CDS encoding energy-coupling factor ABC transporter substrate-binding protein, with translation MSENKNKSVFKKNIILIIAIILIGVIPLFLVKSEFGGSDDKGEEVIKTIKPDYEPWAKNLIELPGDETESLLFALQAALGAGIVGYVLGYFKGERKNANR, from the coding sequence ATGTCGGAAAATAAAAACAAAAGTGTATTTAAAAAGAATATTATTTTAATAATTGCAATAATTTTAATAGGTGTTATTCCTTTATTTCTCGTAAAATCTGAATTTGGCGGATCTGATGACAAGGGAGAAGAAGTAATAAAAACTATAAAACCTGATTATGAGCCATGGGCTAAAAATTTAATAGAATTACCAGGAGATGAAACTGAAAGTCTGCTGTTTGCATTACAGGCGGCATTAGGTGCAGGAATTGTAGGGTATGTATTAGGCTATTTCAAAGGTGAAAGAAAAAATGCTAATAGATAA
- a CDS encoding sirohydrochlorin cobaltochelatase, protein MRKAILVTSFGTSHKDTREKCLDSIQKEVEAKYGTENVERAYTSGVVRRIVERKEGIHIFDQEEGLEALKNKGYDEIITMSLHILDGIEYSKLNNKYGKISKPLLATDEDFKKVVSNEEFNNLEGNDAIVFMGHGSESAADSTYQRLQEEYVKAGKDNIFIATVEGEVTIEDVIQRLKGRGFRKILLKPFMIVAGDHAKNDMASDEDDSWKTVLENEGYEVTPLLKGMGEYEFIREMFMDKLEEVY, encoded by the coding sequence ATGAGAAAGGCGATTTTAGTAACAAGTTTTGGTACATCGCATAAGGATACAAGAGAAAAATGCCTTGACTCGATTCAAAAAGAAGTGGAGGCAAAATATGGAACTGAAAATGTGGAAAGAGCCTACACTTCAGGAGTTGTAAGACGAATAGTGGAAAGAAAAGAAGGAATCCACATATTTGATCAGGAGGAAGGGCTAGAAGCCTTAAAAAATAAAGGATATGATGAGATTATCACAATGTCTTTACATATTCTAGATGGAATTGAGTATTCAAAACTTAATAACAAGTATGGAAAAATTTCAAAACCACTTTTAGCAACTGATGAAGACTTTAAAAAAGTTGTGAGCAATGAAGAATTTAACAATCTTGAAGGAAATGATGCCATAGTATTTATGGGTCATGGATCCGAAAGTGCCGCAGACAGTACATATCAGCGACTTCAAGAAGAATATGTGAAGGCTGGAAAAGATAATATTTTTATAGCGACTGTTGAAGGGGAAGTAACAATTGAAGATGTTATTCAAAGGTTAAAAGGGAGAGGCTTTAGAAAAATATTGTTAAAGCCATTTATGATAGTCGCAGGAGATCATGCAAAAAATGATATGGCTTCTGATGAGGACGATTCGTGGAAAACCGTTCTTGAGAATGAAGGATATGAAGTAACACCTTTATTAAAAGGAATGGGAGAATATGAATTTATTCGTGAAATGTTTATGGATAAATTAGAAGAAGTTTATTAA
- the nikB gene encoding nickel ABC transporter permease produces MTKNKKIAKYATQILIVLFGISFFTFCLMYISPGDPAQVMLTECGHIPTPELLAQTRAELGLNQPFYIQYWKWLFGVLQGNFGKSYSLRIPVIQKIAQAFIPTLSLSFLSLFMMCAMSIPLGILAAVKENKWQDYLIRMITFMGMSVPSFWLGLVFLSIFGVQLGLVSVSGGNADFGSMILPAFTIAIAMSAKYIRQIRHIFLEELGKSYVTGARMRGIKERDILWKHVLPNAMLPIITLLGLSLGSLLGGTAVVEIVYNWPGMGRMAVAAIKSQDYPLVQSYVLIIAFLYLLVNITVDISYKYLDARVEEVI; encoded by the coding sequence ATGACGAAGAATAAAAAAATAGCAAAATATGCTACACAAATATTAATTGTACTTTTTGGAATAAGTTTTTTTACTTTCTGTCTTATGTATATTTCGCCGGGAGACCCTGCACAAGTAATGCTAACAGAATGCGGACATATTCCGACGCCTGAACTTTTGGCTCAAACAAGGGCGGAACTTGGGCTTAATCAGCCTTTCTATATTCAATACTGGAAATGGCTGTTTGGAGTACTGCAAGGAAACTTTGGAAAGTCATATTCATTAAGAATACCTGTAATTCAGAAAATTGCTCAGGCATTCATACCTACATTGTCATTATCTTTTCTGTCTCTTTTTATGATGTGTGCAATGTCGATACCGCTTGGAATACTTGCGGCAGTAAAAGAAAATAAATGGCAAGATTATTTGATAAGAATGATAACATTTATGGGAATGTCTGTACCTAGTTTCTGGCTAGGGCTAGTATTTTTGAGTATTTTTGGAGTGCAACTAGGATTGGTATCAGTTTCAGGCGGAAATGCTGATTTTGGTTCAATGATTTTACCTGCATTTACAATAGCGATAGCAATGTCAGCTAAGTATATACGTCAAATAAGACATATATTCCTTGAAGAACTTGGAAAAAGTTATGTGACAGGGGCTAGAATGAGAGGAATAAAAGAAAGAGATATTTTATGGAAACATGTACTGCCTAATGCAATGCTTCCAATAATAACATTGCTTGGACTTTCATTAGGAAGCCTTCTGGGAGGAACTGCAGTTGTAGAGATAGTTTATAACTGGCCAGGAATGGGAAGAATGGCAGTAGCTGCTATAAAATCACAGGATTATCCATTAGTTCAATCTTATGTTCTTATAATTGCATTTTTATATTTACTAGTAAATATTACAGTTGATATTTCATACAAATATTTGGATGCGAGAGTTGAGGAGGTAATTTAG
- a CDS encoding ABC transporter ATP-binding protein has protein sequence MSNINDVILETKNLTKIYEKSNDKKVVACNKVNLKIHKGKTLGIVGESGSGKTTLVNMLMDLEKPTSGEILYHGRDISKFTKQEVWENRQNIQIVFQDPWSAFNPKMNVMQILTEPLMNYGRLKRSERKQKAIELLKMVDLPEEFVTKYPQNMSGGQRQRLGIARAISLEPEILICDEATSALDVSIQKNIVELLVKLQKEKNITMIFICHDIALIESFAHEIVVMYHGDVVEVIEGGQISEKAKHPYTKSLLNAIFPVHGEMTEVK, from the coding sequence TTGTCTAATATTAATGACGTAATTCTTGAAACAAAAAATCTTACAAAAATTTATGAAAAATCAAATGATAAAAAAGTAGTGGCTTGTAATAAAGTGAATTTAAAAATTCATAAAGGAAAAACTTTGGGAATTGTTGGAGAATCAGGATCAGGAAAAACAACACTTGTAAATATGCTTATGGACTTGGAAAAGCCAACCTCTGGAGAGATTTTATATCACGGAAGGGATATAAGCAAGTTTACAAAACAGGAAGTTTGGGAAAATCGACAAAATATTCAGATAGTCTTTCAAGATCCATGGTCAGCTTTTAATCCAAAAATGAACGTTATGCAAATTCTCACAGAGCCATTAATGAACTACGGGAGATTAAAAAGATCAGAAAGAAAGCAAAAAGCTATAGAACTTCTTAAAATGGTTGACTTGCCCGAAGAATTTGTAACAAAGTATCCACAAAATATGAGCGGTGGGCAAAGACAAAGGCTTGGAATTGCAAGAGCAATTTCGCTTGAGCCAGAGATACTTATATGCGACGAGGCAACTTCCGCACTTGATGTTTCCATTCAAAAAAACATAGTGGAACTTCTTGTAAAATTACAAAAAGAAAAAAACATAACAATGATTTTTATATGCCACGACATAGCATTAATAGAATCTTTTGCACACGAAATCGTAGTAATGTATCACGGAGACGTAGTGGAAGTAATAGAAGGCGGACAAATTTCTGAAAAAGCAAAACATCCATATACAAAGTCGCTATTGAATGCAATTTTTCCTGTACATGGGGAAATGACGGAAGTTAAGTAG
- a CDS encoding ABC transporter substrate-binding protein has translation MLKNRKSKFLILILAVLMLLVACGGKGSSTKSKTNPDELVVGVTSFADTLEPTDQYFSWVVTRYGVGENLTIFDEKGNLQPLLAESWKLSNDKLEWTFKIRDGVTFSNGHPLTAEAVKKSIERVFAKNKRAESFFKYASIEANGQELKIKTKEPVAILPESLADPLFLIVDTSVNTDEFAQKGPISTGPFIVQEFKPGEQTVVVRNEKYWNGKAKLAKVTFKDINDQNTRALSLKSGEIDVAYNLKVTNKADFEGDKNIVINELKSLRSTYAFMNQTKGLKDKVLREAIIRGANRENYTQNLLQGGATPGKAPVPPTLDFGFNELKDENAYNRESAKKLLADAGYKDVDGDGFVERPDGSKLDLNFVIYTSREELGIYAQAFQTDMKEIGIKVTLKPVSYETVLSMRDDSNFDMLIWNVLAANTGDPEKYLHENWYSKAETNKTGYSNPEVDKMLDELSKEFDKAKRKDLVVKIQQLIMNDAATLFFGYETTFLYSNKVVTGLKMYPMDYYWITKDVAKAN, from the coding sequence ATGTTAAAAAATCGTAAAAGTAAATTTTTAATTTTAATTTTAGCAGTATTGATGCTGCTTGTAGCATGTGGTGGAAAAGGCAGTTCTACAAAAAGTAAGACTAATCCAGATGAACTTGTAGTAGGAGTAACTTCGTTTGCAGATACGCTTGAGCCTACAGATCAGTATTTTAGCTGGGTTGTAACTCGTTATGGTGTTGGAGAGAACTTGACAATTTTTGATGAAAAGGGTAACTTGCAGCCATTGCTTGCTGAAAGCTGGAAATTAAGTAATGATAAATTAGAGTGGACTTTTAAAATAAGAGATGGAGTAACTTTCTCAAATGGACATCCATTGACAGCAGAAGCAGTAAAAAAATCAATAGAAAGAGTATTTGCTAAAAATAAAAGAGCAGAATCATTCTTTAAATATGCTTCAATAGAAGCCAATGGACAAGAATTGAAAATAAAAACAAAAGAGCCTGTAGCAATATTGCCTGAATCATTGGCAGATCCATTATTCTTAATAGTTGATACATCAGTTAATACAGATGAATTTGCTCAAAAAGGACCAATATCAACAGGACCGTTTATTGTTCAAGAATTTAAGCCTGGTGAACAGACAGTTGTTGTAAGAAATGAAAAGTATTGGAATGGAAAAGCAAAATTGGCAAAAGTAACATTTAAAGATATAAATGATCAAAATACAAGAGCATTATCGTTAAAATCAGGAGAAATTGATGTAGCGTACAACTTGAAAGTTACTAATAAGGCTGATTTTGAAGGGGATAAAAATATTGTAATAAATGAATTGAAATCACTTAGATCAACTTATGCCTTTATGAATCAAACTAAAGGACTTAAAGATAAAGTATTAAGAGAAGCAATAATAAGAGGTGCAAATAGAGAAAACTATACACAAAACTTATTACAAGGTGGAGCAACTCCAGGAAAAGCACCAGTACCTCCGACATTGGACTTCGGATTTAATGAATTAAAGGATGAAAATGCTTATAATCGTGAAAGTGCTAAAAAATTATTAGCAGATGCAGGTTATAAAGATGTGGATGGAGATGGATTTGTAGAACGTCCTGATGGATCAAAACTTGACTTGAACTTTGTAATTTATACAAGTAGAGAAGAATTAGGAATCTATGCTCAGGCATTTCAGACAGATATGAAGGAAATTGGAATCAAAGTAACATTAAAGCCTGTGAGTTATGAAACAGTTTTGAGTATGAGAGACGATTCAAACTTTGATATGTTAATTTGGAACGTACTTGCTGCAAATACTGGAGATCCTGAAAAATACTTGCATGAAAACTGGTACAGCAAAGCAGAAACAAACAAAACAGGTTATTCAAACCCTGAAGTTGATAAAATGCTTGATGAATTATCAAAAGAATTTGACAAAGCTAAGAGAAAAGATCTTGTTGTAAAAATACAGCAGCTAATAATGAACGATGCAGCGACATTATTCTTTGGATATGAAACTACATTCCTTTACAGCAACAAAGTGGTAACAGGGCTTAAAATGTATCCAATGGATTACTACTGGATAACAAAAGATGTAGCAAAAGCTAATTAA
- a CDS encoding ABC transporter ATP-binding protein — MLEIKDLTIQYGDKDPVVENFSLSLKKGEIITIVGESGSGKSTVLSSILGLLPNGGKIISGDIIYNGESMLSKSLNQWRELRGTEITMISQDSGGTLNPIRKIGKQFVEYIQTHSKMSAKEAEEKAEDMFSKVNLPDPEIIMKSYPHQLSGGMKQRVGIAMALTFHPKIILADEPTSALDVITQAQIVKEIMDLRKKFDTSIIMVTHNLGVAAYISDKIIVMQNGKIVDAGNKNEVIENPRSEYTKKLLEAVPEIGGERLV, encoded by the coding sequence ATGTTGGAGATAAAAGATTTGACAATTCAGTATGGAGATAAGGATCCAGTAGTTGAAAATTTTTCTCTTTCATTGAAAAAAGGTGAAATAATAACAATAGTTGGGGAAAGCGGTAGTGGAAAATCTACCGTTCTTTCTTCTATTTTGGGACTATTGCCAAATGGAGGGAAAATAATTTCAGGCGATATAATTTATAATGGAGAATCAATGCTCAGTAAAAGCCTTAATCAATGGAGGGAACTGCGAGGGACTGAAATAACTATGATTTCACAGGATTCAGGAGGAACTCTTAATCCAATAAGAAAAATAGGAAAACAGTTTGTCGAATACATTCAGACACATTCCAAAATGTCAGCAAAAGAAGCTGAAGAAAAAGCAGAAGATATGTTTTCCAAAGTAAACTTGCCAGATCCTGAAATCATTATGAAAAGCTATCCGCACCAACTGTCAGGTGGAATGAAACAGCGTGTAGGAATAGCAATGGCACTAACTTTCCATCCAAAAATTATTCTGGCAGATGAGCCTACAAGTGCATTAGATGTTATAACACAGGCTCAAATAGTAAAGGAAATAATGGATCTCAGAAAAAAATTTGACACTTCTATCATAATGGTAACTCACAATCTGGGAGTTGCTGCATATATTTCAGATAAAATAATTGTTATGCAGAATGGAAAAATTGTTGATGCAGGTAATAAAAACGAAGTTATAGAAAATCCAAGAAGTGAATATACTAAAAAATTGCTAGAAGCTGTGCCTGAAATTGGAGGTGAAAGGCTTGTCTAA
- a CDS encoding type II toxin-antitoxin system RelB/DinJ family antitoxin, whose product MSKTTYAFKLDDNLKFDLENVCEELGITLPVFFTMAAKKLVRERKLEIDLSEKDDYFYSEENITRLLKAKEQIEKTGGTVHEVL is encoded by the coding sequence ATGAGTAAAACAACTTATGCATTTAAATTAGACGATAATTTAAAATTTGATTTGGAAAATGTATGCGAAGAATTGGGAATAACACTACCTGTTTTTTTTACAATGGCAGCCAAAAAATTGGTTAGAGAAAGAAAACTGGAAATTGACTTGTCAGAAAAAGACGATTATTTCTACAGTGAAGAAAATATCACAAGACTTCTAAAAGCAAAGGAACAAATTGAAAAAACTGGTGGAACAGTTCACGAGGTGCTGTAA
- a CDS encoding energy-coupling factor ABC transporter permease, which produces MKKRTLLFLVLTSMLLIGVNGYSMHIMEGFLPLNWVIVWFAVCIPFWIIGIKKLQSVSKGSVREKMTLALAGAFIFVLSALKIPSVTGSSSHPTGVGLSAILYGPFVTSILGTIVLIFQAGLLAHGGFTTLGANAVSMAIAGPIVSYLVYKGFEKKNKALAVFLAAALGDLATYVVTSIQLALAYPSPQGGVVASFIKFGAVFAVTQVPLAVIEGLLTNVVMNILEKYNVKEVEA; this is translated from the coding sequence ATGAAAAAGAGAACATTATTGTTTTTGGTTTTAACCAGTATGCTGTTAATAGGTGTAAATGGTTACTCAATGCACATTATGGAAGGTTTTTTACCTTTAAATTGGGTTATAGTATGGTTTGCAGTGTGTATTCCGTTTTGGATAATAGGAATAAAGAAGCTTCAATCTGTTTCTAAAGGGAGCGTGCGGGAAAAAATGACGCTTGCATTGGCTGGTGCATTTATATTTGTATTGTCTGCACTAAAAATTCCGTCAGTTACAGGAAGTTCATCACATCCTACAGGAGTAGGGCTATCTGCTATATTATACGGACCTTTTGTAACTTCCATTCTTGGAACAATCGTATTAATATTTCAAGCAGGATTGCTTGCACACGGAGGATTTACAACTTTGGGAGCAAACGCTGTTTCAATGGCAATCGCAGGACCAATTGTATCATATTTAGTGTATAAAGGATTTGAGAAAAAGAATAAGGCGTTAGCGGTATTTTTGGCAGCTGCGTTAGGAGATCTTGCGACTTATGTGGTAACATCAATTCAGCTTGCACTTGCATATCCATCTCCACAAGGTGGAGTAGTTGCTTCATTTATCAAATTTGGAGCGGTATTTGCAGTAACTCAGGTCCCACTTGCAGTTATTGAAGGGTTGCTTACAAACGTGGTGATGAATATACTTGAAAAATATAACGTAAAAGAGGTGGAAGCTTAA
- the nikC gene encoding nickel transporter permease, translating into MKKLKFIGKDTQLKIFLVLAIIVVLIAIFAPVIVPKDPFKQLGPSLQRPSNRFIFGTDHLGRDLFSRIIYGSRYSIFMTLTLMFVIFAVGTILGVIAGYFGGIVDTVIMRIGDMMIAFPGLILAIAIAGLLNPSVKNSIIAIAAVTWTKYARLARSMVLKIKQELYVEAAKITGSKDYSIIFKYIIPNMITTMIVTAVSDMGTLMLEIAALSFLGFGAQPPTPEWGAMLNEGRSALSRAPWVMLYPGLAIVVVVVIFNMLGDSVRDVVDIKNE; encoded by the coding sequence TTGAAAAAATTAAAATTTATAGGAAAAGATACTCAGCTGAAAATATTTTTGGTATTGGCTATTATTGTGGTATTAATCGCAATTTTTGCACCAGTTATAGTTCCAAAGGATCCTTTTAAACAATTAGGACCAAGTTTACAGAGGCCATCAAATCGGTTTATTTTTGGAACCGATCATCTTGGAAGAGATTTATTTTCAAGAATTATATATGGCTCAAGATATTCTATATTTATGACTTTAACGTTAATGTTTGTAATATTTGCAGTAGGAACGATACTAGGAGTAATTGCAGGATATTTTGGTGGGATTGTGGATACAGTCATAATGAGAATTGGAGATATGATGATTGCGTTTCCTGGACTTATTCTTGCTATAGCAATAGCAGGACTTTTGAATCCAAGCGTTAAAAATTCGATTATTGCAATAGCTGCAGTTACTTGGACAAAATATGCAAGGCTTGCAAGAAGTATGGTACTGAAAATAAAGCAGGAACTTTATGTAGAAGCTGCAAAAATAACAGGAAGTAAGGATTATTCAATAATATTTAAATACATAATTCCAAATATGATTACAACAATGATAGTAACAGCAGTTTCGGATATGGGAACACTAATGCTGGAAATAGCTGCACTTTCATTTTTAGGATTTGGGGCACAGCCACCAACTCCAGAATGGGGAGCAATGTTAAATGAAGGAAGATCAGCACTTAGTAGAGCACCGTGGGTAATGCTGTATCCGGGATTAGCAATAGTAGTAGTTGTAGTTATATTCAATATGCTGGGAGATTCAGTAAGAGATGTAGTTGATATAAAAAATGAGTAA
- a CDS encoding Txe/YoeB family addiction module toxin: protein MVKRWSDEAWEDFLFWQKNDKKVFKKILELIKDIDRNGYAGIGKPEGLKHELSGYWSRRINEGNRIVYKIENGEIWFLQCGSHYKKK from the coding sequence ATGGTAAAAAGATGGTCTGATGAAGCATGGGAAGATTTTCTTTTCTGGCAGAAAAATGATAAGAAAGTTTTCAAAAAAATATTGGAACTTATAAAAGACATTGATAGAAATGGATATGCTGGTATAGGAAAACCTGAAGGCTTGAAGCATGAACTGTCTGGCTACTGGAGCAGGAGAATTAATGAAGGAAATAGAATTGTTTATAAAATAGAAAATGGTGAAATCTGGTTTTTGCAATGCGGTTCTCATTATAAGAAAAAATAA